In Brevibacillus brevis NBRC 100599, a single genomic region encodes these proteins:
- a CDS encoding sensor histidine kinase: MSIKTRLLLSYIAMIIIPLVLFGLVASGLANYFWGEQEPGKPLLRDTLNKRDELFAGVTFMAKYAPNQLTNQKLLTETDEELQAVGGALILTKDEHVLFVSPSIDRADVSDYLQDQPDQGRMHSWKPFKQDGYTFDTYEFTFADQRKGKLYFLANSFPYMQTGIYFFSALILSLLTIVALTNGVLTFLVSRSIIRPLYALKQAANEIKEGNLERSVQLQRKDELGELGEAFEEMRSRLYDSIHLQLQYEENRKQLISSISHDLKTPITGIKACVEAVQEGIADTEAKREKYMKMIAIKSEQMDRLIDELFLFSRLDLNKLPFHFEEVDMRAYMARFAEELRLDPRMHGVSIRYDEHNESPIPVMADQEKLHRVLMNIVDNSLKYLNKDEKLIRLEVEKASGDVLVAISDNGTGIEKEAMPHIFDRFYRADPARNSAMGGSGLGLAIVKQIVEGHGGRVWVESESGRGTRICFTLPDIKRVGGNTE, translated from the coding sequence ATGTCAATTAAAACAAGACTTTTGCTCTCCTATATTGCCATGATTATCATCCCCCTTGTTTTGTTTGGATTGGTGGCATCGGGATTGGCGAATTACTTTTGGGGAGAACAAGAACCAGGCAAACCGCTCCTTCGTGATACGCTTAACAAACGAGACGAATTGTTCGCTGGTGTCACATTCATGGCTAAATACGCTCCCAATCAATTGACGAACCAGAAGCTGCTAACAGAGACGGATGAGGAGCTACAAGCAGTTGGCGGAGCATTGATTCTCACAAAGGACGAGCATGTGCTATTTGTTTCCCCGTCGATTGATCGCGCTGACGTATCTGATTATTTGCAGGATCAGCCGGATCAGGGGCGCATGCATAGCTGGAAGCCGTTTAAACAGGACGGCTACACATTTGATACGTACGAGTTTACTTTTGCTGATCAGAGGAAAGGAAAGCTCTACTTCCTTGCGAATTCTTTCCCATACATGCAGACAGGCATTTATTTTTTTAGCGCATTGATTCTCAGTCTTCTAACGATTGTGGCGCTGACGAACGGTGTATTAACGTTTCTTGTTTCACGCAGTATCATTCGACCCTTGTACGCCTTAAAGCAGGCGGCGAACGAAATCAAAGAAGGCAATCTGGAGCGTTCTGTTCAACTCCAGCGCAAAGATGAGCTGGGAGAGCTGGGAGAAGCATTTGAAGAGATGCGCAGCAGATTGTATGATTCTATCCATTTGCAGCTTCAGTATGAAGAAAATCGTAAACAATTGATTTCGAGTATCTCCCATGATCTGAAAACACCCATCACAGGAATCAAGGCATGTGTGGAAGCGGTGCAGGAAGGGATTGCGGATACGGAAGCGAAGCGAGAAAAATATATGAAGATGATTGCCATCAAATCAGAGCAGATGGACCGTCTGATTGATGAGCTGTTTTTATTCTCGAGACTGGATTTGAACAAGCTTCCCTTTCACTTTGAAGAAGTCGATATGCGAGCCTATATGGCACGGTTTGCCGAAGAGCTGCGACTAGACCCGCGAATGCACGGCGTATCTATTCGCTATGACGAGCATAATGAAAGTCCGATTCCAGTCATGGCTGATCAGGAAAAACTCCATCGCGTGCTCATGAATATCGTGGACAATAGCTTGAAGTACTTGAACAAGGATGAGAAGCTGATTCGATTGGAAGTGGAGAAAGCCAGCGGTGATGTGCTAGTGGCGATCTCCGACAATGGGACAGGGATTGAAAAAGAAGCAATGCCCCATATTTTTGACCGCTTTTATCGGGCGGACCCTGCACGTAATTCGGCCATGGGAGGCAGCGGTCTTGGACTCGCCATCGTCAAACAAATTGTGGAGGGGCACGGTGGTCGTGTATGGGTGGAGAGTGAGAGCGGACGGGGAACCCGTATTTGTTTTACCTTGCCAGATATCAAGAGAGTCGGGGGTAACACGGAATGA
- a CDS encoding proline iminopeptidase-family hydrolase, protein MRMQEGYIEVPGGRVWYSRVGEGEKTPLIVLHGGPGNTHDPLKSTLHVLGDDRPVIFYDQLGSGNSDRPTDLTLWKTERFVEELACIRQALDLKEVHILGHSWGTMLAAAYLVDAKPEGVQSIIFSSPCLSAERWKQDADRLIEQLPVDTQQTIATHEEQGTTDSQEYQDAMKEYYKRHVCRLDPMPTVMTESRPKANKEVYMTMWGPSEFCPTGNLKTFDYTPQLHQINIPSLFVCGRYDEATPESTGYYQSLVPKAELHVFENSSHVGYLEETDEYVQVIRRFLQKAESK, encoded by the coding sequence ATGAGGATGCAAGAAGGCTATATTGAAGTTCCTGGCGGCAGAGTATGGTACAGTCGTGTCGGCGAAGGGGAGAAAACGCCTCTGATCGTCCTTCACGGCGGACCTGGCAATACGCATGATCCGCTCAAATCAACGCTTCACGTCTTAGGCGACGACAGACCCGTCATTTTCTACGATCAGCTGGGATCAGGCAATTCCGATCGCCCGACAGATCTGACTCTTTGGAAAACCGAACGCTTTGTGGAGGAGCTCGCTTGCATCAGACAAGCCCTTGACTTAAAAGAGGTACACATCCTGGGGCATTCGTGGGGCACGATGCTGGCAGCAGCTTATTTGGTGGACGCCAAGCCGGAGGGGGTACAGAGCATCATCTTCTCCAGTCCATGCCTGAGCGCAGAGCGTTGGAAACAGGACGCAGATCGTTTAATCGAACAATTGCCAGTAGATACGCAACAAACCATCGCCACACACGAGGAGCAGGGTACAACTGATTCACAAGAATATCAGGATGCCATGAAGGAATACTACAAGCGCCATGTGTGCCGCCTTGATCCAATGCCAACCGTTATGACAGAAAGCCGTCCAAAAGCGAATAAAGAAGTGTACATGACGATGTGGGGACCGTCTGAGTTTTGCCCAACAGGGAATTTGAAAACATTCGACTACACACCCCAGCTGCATCAAATCAACATCCCTTCCCTGTTCGTTTGCGGCCGCTATGATGAAGCGACACCTGAATCGACTGGTTATTATCAGTCTCTGGTGCCAAAAGCCGAACTCCATGTCTTTGAAAACAGCTCGCATGTCGGCTATCTGGAAGAGACAGACGAATACGTGCAAGTCATCCGCCGCTTTTTGCAAAAAGCAGAGTCGAAATAA
- a CDS encoding peptidoglycan D,D-transpeptidase FtsI family protein: MKEAKNDRVKRLQIVYIVVFLMFVGIILRLAQIQIQQGSIYANELADRSYKKDYIPAMRGNIYDRNGYVIAESRPSHLAVFREQEIMEKKAYFDLVEKLEKILSLEKATLLKKMDVGYAYQNGKYVEAARQLPRYLEKELKVDLTAKEIAVLGEHRGDLPGIEVVTKPIRKYDPKQISVQAVGYVRPFHIAENVKLASYKDESTRYLPNQLVGLDGIELSYENELRGSNGYRMYEVAANQTVVKQVEEVPSVPGNHVYLTIDQRVQLGIRDSIREFLPKLRATIPEARGAKGAYVVAVEVKTGKVVAMVSYPEYDPNVWIEGPDQKMYDQIKLAVTNGTIREAPYNTAPLKGEAAIQEGYKHPGSIVPSGSVIKPITVLLGLQEGIITPSDRWNDGGVYHYGRGTDRIKNDSSKAHGMISPAISLQKSSNTYMARIGEELSRRKGKESASVLQSYYHAFGLGVQTGVDLPNENKGKEDYLVMNENYGPLASMVQASFGQQVRATTMQLAQYAATLANKGVRLQPQMVDKITDAKGNLVKTYTSKTMSTFPHPDKYWDVLEQGMVMVTKPGGTAVRAYAGMPFQVAAKTGTSEQDIYVPVTVTDEKTGQKKTKWKMHARITNGVSISYGPVDDPVLAVAVIVPEGGYGGRSAAIISRSVYEVYDKHIGLK, from the coding sequence ATGAAAGAAGCAAAAAACGATCGTGTGAAACGACTGCAAATCGTATATATCGTCGTATTTCTGATGTTTGTGGGTATCATTTTGAGATTGGCGCAAATTCAAATCCAGCAAGGGAGCATTTATGCAAATGAGCTGGCAGACAGATCGTACAAAAAAGATTACATTCCCGCTATGCGAGGAAACATTTATGACCGCAACGGATATGTCATTGCCGAAAGTCGGCCTTCTCATCTCGCCGTCTTTCGTGAACAAGAGATCATGGAGAAGAAAGCGTACTTTGACCTGGTGGAAAAGCTGGAGAAAATACTGAGTCTCGAAAAGGCCACACTGTTAAAAAAGATGGATGTCGGCTATGCCTACCAGAATGGCAAGTACGTGGAAGCGGCACGACAATTGCCGCGCTATTTGGAGAAAGAGCTGAAGGTGGATTTGACGGCTAAAGAAATCGCGGTACTGGGTGAGCATCGTGGCGATCTGCCGGGGATTGAGGTAGTGACAAAACCGATCCGAAAATACGATCCGAAGCAAATCTCTGTACAGGCGGTTGGATATGTCCGGCCCTTTCATATTGCTGAAAATGTGAAGCTCGCCTCCTACAAGGATGAGAGTACGCGGTATTTGCCGAACCAGCTAGTCGGGCTCGATGGGATTGAGCTGTCTTACGAAAACGAGCTTCGCGGGAGCAACGGTTACCGGATGTATGAGGTCGCAGCAAATCAGACGGTTGTGAAGCAAGTGGAGGAAGTTCCATCCGTCCCGGGCAATCATGTGTATCTCACCATTGATCAGCGGGTACAGCTAGGTATCCGGGATTCGATCCGAGAGTTTCTTCCGAAGCTGCGTGCAACCATCCCTGAGGCGAGGGGGGCAAAGGGAGCATATGTCGTGGCAGTCGAGGTTAAGACAGGCAAGGTCGTCGCGATGGTCAGCTATCCTGAATACGATCCAAACGTATGGATTGAGGGACCGGATCAAAAAATGTATGACCAGATTAAGCTGGCGGTAACGAATGGAACCATTCGGGAAGCCCCATACAATACAGCGCCATTAAAGGGCGAGGCGGCCATCCAGGAGGGCTACAAGCACCCGGGTTCAATTGTGCCATCTGGGTCTGTCATCAAGCCGATTACGGTATTGCTCGGTTTGCAGGAAGGCATTATTACTCCCTCCGATCGTTGGAATGATGGAGGTGTGTATCACTATGGACGTGGTACGGATCGGATTAAGAACGACAGTTCCAAAGCGCATGGCATGATTAGCCCAGCGATTTCCCTGCAAAAGTCATCGAATACATATATGGCGAGAATCGGGGAGGAGCTGTCCCGTCGAAAAGGAAAAGAGTCAGCGTCCGTCCTGCAATCGTACTATCATGCGTTCGGATTAGGCGTTCAGACTGGTGTAGATTTGCCGAATGAAAACAAGGGGAAAGAAGACTATTTAGTGATGAATGAAAACTACGGTCCACTAGCATCGATGGTGCAGGCTTCCTTCGGACAGCAAGTTCGGGCGACGACGATGCAATTGGCACAGTATGCGGCTACACTTGCGAATAAAGGTGTACGTTTGCAGCCGCAGATGGTAGATAAGATCACAGACGCAAAAGGAAACCTGGTGAAAACGTACACGTCAAAAACCATGAGCACCTTTCCTCACCCAGATAAGTATTGGGATGTTTTAGAGCAAGGCATGGTGATGGTGACGAAACCGGGGGGAACAGCAGTCCGCGCGTATGCGGGAATGCCGTTTCAGGTAGCAGCAAAAACAGGTACATCTGAACAAGACATTTATGTACCAGTGACGGTGACAGATGAGAAAACAGGACAGAAAAAGACAAAGTGGAAAATGCACGCCCGCATTACGAATGGTGTCAGCATTTCGTATGGGCCTGTCGACGATCCGGTCCTGGCAGTAGCCGTAATCGTTCCTGAGGGTGGTTATGGGGGAAGATCGGCCGCGATCATTTCACGTTCCGTGTACGAAGTGTATGACAAGCATATCGGATTGAAATAG
- a CDS encoding penicillin-binding transpeptidase domain-containing protein — protein MKKTWIVFWTVFVVVLSGFFYLFWDFWKDTTQSDGERAKAAFTAYTTKWKEQKFSDMYEQLSLHTKKTISKEEFVSRYQNIYGGVEAKAIVVEPMYNGDVMPGEDGQINFHYRLTMETFVEPISFTGKAKLVKETQNDLEDWYIHWNPTFIFPEMKEGDKVRANTMYPRRGEITDRAGRPLATERVVIDIGINPGQWSQTSQTGKMAVSKLLQIPLDDLTSKVQATTSKSAKFIRIATLPQDDARIKQLEKTEGLQLHKKKVRYYPYQDATAHLVGYVGAINQEEYEKRKDQGYKTSDMIGKSGLEQIFEEKLRGSAGGRIVITDAEGTEKKTVVERLAKHGQPLALTIDAEVQQTIYQELKNEAGTAAAISPKTGQILALVNSPSFDPNAFVLGMSATEWKQLNENPQKPLLNRFARGFAPGSTFKPITAAIGLGTGAITPADSIHVRGLHWQKDVSWGGYEVTRVSDYGGPVNLEKALVYSDNIYFAKAALSIGEEPFVKKSELLGFHEALPIPYPLEKSKLYNKGFTNEIQLADSGYGQGEVTMTPLHLALVYSAFSNDGNIVNPSLLQGDKKDGYWKTNVIPADVASTVKQYLIQVMEDPRGTGRGARVPGIRMAGKTGTAELKQKKGELGLENGWYAVFNVDDPRLLVTMMIEDVRGRGGSHVLDARIKRIFTKALKN, from the coding sequence GTGAAAAAGACATGGATAGTATTTTGGACGGTTTTTGTCGTTGTTCTTTCGGGGTTTTTCTATCTTTTCTGGGACTTTTGGAAGGACACCACGCAGTCGGATGGTGAGAGGGCAAAGGCCGCATTCACAGCGTATACGACAAAATGGAAAGAACAGAAGTTCTCTGACATGTACGAGCAGCTTTCTTTACATACAAAAAAGACTATCAGCAAAGAAGAATTCGTTTCGCGTTACCAAAACATTTACGGAGGAGTCGAGGCCAAAGCGATTGTGGTCGAGCCGATGTACAATGGCGACGTCATGCCAGGTGAGGATGGACAGATCAACTTTCATTATCGGCTGACGATGGAAACCTTTGTCGAACCGATTTCTTTTACAGGGAAAGCAAAGCTTGTCAAGGAAACGCAGAACGACTTGGAGGACTGGTACATTCATTGGAATCCTACTTTTATTTTTCCCGAAATGAAAGAAGGGGACAAAGTAAGAGCCAATACGATGTATCCCAGACGAGGTGAAATCACGGATCGGGCAGGGCGTCCGTTGGCAACAGAGCGTGTCGTGATAGATATCGGGATAAATCCGGGACAATGGAGCCAGACGTCACAAACCGGGAAAATGGCGGTCAGCAAGCTCTTGCAAATTCCGTTGGATGACCTCACCTCGAAGGTCCAGGCTACGACAAGCAAGTCGGCCAAGTTTATCCGGATCGCTACGCTGCCGCAGGACGATGCACGCATCAAACAATTAGAAAAAACAGAAGGGCTCCAATTGCACAAAAAGAAAGTCCGCTACTATCCCTATCAGGACGCGACGGCCCATCTGGTTGGCTATGTAGGAGCGATCAATCAGGAAGAGTACGAGAAGCGAAAGGATCAGGGCTATAAAACGTCCGATATGATTGGAAAATCAGGACTGGAACAGATTTTTGAGGAGAAGCTAAGAGGGAGTGCAGGTGGGCGTATCGTCATTACGGATGCAGAGGGAACAGAAAAAAAGACCGTGGTGGAACGCTTGGCCAAGCATGGACAGCCACTGGCATTAACTATAGATGCAGAAGTACAGCAGACCATTTACCAGGAGCTGAAAAACGAAGCAGGCACGGCTGCGGCCATCTCACCAAAGACAGGGCAAATACTGGCTCTCGTCAATTCTCCGTCCTTTGATCCGAATGCGTTTGTGCTTGGGATGTCGGCTACAGAATGGAAGCAACTGAATGAAAACCCGCAAAAGCCGCTTCTCAATCGATTCGCGCGCGGGTTTGCGCCGGGCTCCACCTTCAAGCCGATTACGGCAGCGATTGGCCTTGGGACAGGCGCCATTACCCCTGCGGATAGTATCCACGTCCGCGGACTGCATTGGCAAAAGGATGTGTCCTGGGGTGGATACGAGGTAACGCGGGTCAGCGATTACGGGGGACCTGTCAATTTGGAAAAAGCATTGGTGTACTCCGACAATATTTATTTTGCGAAAGCGGCGCTCTCCATTGGGGAGGAGCCATTCGTGAAAAAGAGCGAGTTGTTAGGATTCCATGAAGCACTTCCGATTCCATATCCACTAGAAAAGTCGAAGCTGTATAACAAAGGTTTCACAAACGAGATTCAATTGGCAGACTCCGGTTACGGTCAGGGCGAGGTAACGATGACGCCGCTTCACCTCGCGTTGGTGTACAGCGCTTTTTCAAATGACGGGAATATCGTGAATCCATCTCTGTTGCAGGGAGACAAAAAAGATGGGTATTGGAAGACGAATGTCATACCTGCCGATGTGGCGAGCACGGTGAAGCAGTATTTGATACAGGTTATGGAAGACCCGCGTGGTACCGGTCGAGGAGCACGCGTGCCTGGTATTCGCATGGCGGGTAAGACTGGAACTGCTGAGCTGAAACAGAAAAAAGGCGAGCTTGGGTTGGAAAACGGATGGTACGCCGTTTTTAATGTAGATGATCCGCGTTTGCTGGTTACCATGATGATAGAGGATGTCCGTGGTCGGGGTGGCAGTCATGTACTCGATGCACGTATCAAACGGATCTTCACGAAGGCACTGAAAAATTAG
- a CDS encoding FHA domain-containing protein: protein MLDDGIYVLIKKGDPEQLQKRQFLHKEECTIGRRGNQLQPDIAFSSPYISRRHAVIRKINNQYSISDLQSKHGTEVNGMPIQQAPHFLYHGDHITLAKGVVEMIFFAEGSEMDVTREFSFPLMNPKETTSTSGLVINLERREIRLDGARIHLTGKDMDLLMLLYQRANQAVSYEEIMVLVWPERLLNTVSSVPDVGRAEINALVYRLRKRLGRYSENVTTIPRFGYMWEE, encoded by the coding sequence ATGTTGGACGACGGCATATATGTATTGATTAAAAAGGGAGACCCCGAACAGCTTCAAAAGCGTCAGTTTCTACATAAGGAAGAGTGTACGATTGGGAGACGGGGCAATCAATTACAACCAGACATTGCTTTTTCCAGTCCGTATATATCCAGAAGGCATGCAGTGATAAGGAAAATCAATAATCAATATTCGATCTCTGATTTGCAAAGCAAGCATGGAACAGAAGTAAACGGAATGCCGATACAGCAAGCACCCCATTTTCTTTATCATGGTGATCATATTACGCTGGCCAAAGGCGTGGTCGAAATGATATTTTTCGCAGAGGGTAGCGAGATGGATGTGACGCGGGAGTTCTCATTCCCTTTGATGAATCCAAAAGAAACCACCTCCACTTCCGGCTTGGTCATCAATCTGGAGCGCAGGGAAATCCGTCTCGATGGCGCAAGAATCCATTTGACCGGAAAAGATATGGATTTGCTCATGCTTTTGTACCAACGTGCGAATCAGGCGGTCAGCTATGAGGAAATCATGGTACTCGTCTGGCCAGAGCGGTTGCTGAATACGGTGAGTAGCGTTCCCGATGTTGGACGAGCCGAGATCAACGCGCTCGTTTATCGCTTGCGTAAGCGGTTGGGTAGATATAGCGAGAATGTCACCACGATCCCGCGCTTTGGTTACATGTGGGAAGAATAG
- a CDS encoding cupin domain-containing protein, giving the protein MEKVNVAQHLSRLQDSWSSLVVGEMNDTSIKLEKLQGEYPWQQNEQKDELLFVVKGRLLLMYHERNIWVEAGEFIVVPKGVSYKLFIPNGDCHLLAIEPKKFAALKRCS; this is encoded by the coding sequence ATGGAAAAGGTGAACGTCGCACAACATTTATCACGCTTGCAAGATTCCTGGAGCTCTCTGGTTGTCGGAGAGATGAATGATACGTCTATTAAGCTAGAGAAGCTGCAAGGTGAGTATCCTTGGCAACAAAATGAGCAAAAAGATGAACTGCTATTTGTCGTCAAAGGCAGACTGCTGCTGATGTACCACGAGCGTAACATATGGGTGGAAGCCGGAGAGTTTATCGTTGTACCAAAGGGAGTGTCCTACAAGCTGTTTATCCCGAATGGCGATTGTCATCTACTGGCGATTGAACCGAAAAAATTTGCTGCTCTCAAGCGCTGCTCCTAA
- a CDS encoding DUF2277 domain-containing protein, with translation MCRNIKTLFNFDPPATEDEIQAAALQFVRKLSGFNTPSKANEEAFHRAVQEVSVVAKNLLDSLVTNADPRNREVEIERARARNAKRFGTTE, from the coding sequence ATGTGCCGAAACATCAAAACCTTATTCAACTTCGACCCACCTGCGACAGAAGATGAGATTCAAGCAGCAGCCCTGCAATTCGTGCGAAAGCTCTCGGGCTTCAACACGCCTTCGAAGGCCAATGAAGAGGCTTTTCATCGTGCGGTCCAAGAGGTCTCCGTTGTTGCGAAAAATCTCCTGGATTCGCTCGTGACGAATGCAGACCCACGCAATCGAGAAGTCGAAATCGAGCGAGCTCGCGCAAGAAACGCCAAACGGTTTGGCACGACAGAATAG
- a CDS encoding VOC family protein, producing the protein MANNKLLRMDNVGIVVESLDDAISFFEEIGLKLEGRATVEGEWAGRVTGLGSQCVEIAMMVTPDGHSRLELSRFLTPPTISDHRTAPVNALGYLRVMFTVADIDEMVSRLTKHGAQLVGEVVQYQDSYRLCYIRGIEGLLIGLAEQLGNK; encoded by the coding sequence ATGGCAAATAACAAATTACTAAGAATGGACAATGTTGGCATCGTTGTAGAATCCCTTGATGACGCAATCTCTTTCTTTGAGGAGATTGGCTTGAAGCTCGAAGGGCGGGCTACTGTCGAAGGTGAATGGGCTGGTCGCGTAACCGGGCTGGGTTCACAGTGTGTAGAGATTGCTATGATGGTTACCCCAGATGGCCACAGCCGACTTGAACTTTCGCGATTTCTCACCCCACCTACTATATCCGATCACCGAACTGCTCCTGTAAATGCCCTCGGTTATCTGCGGGTCATGTTCACCGTTGCGGACATTGACGAAATGGTATCCAGGCTCACTAAGCATGGCGCTCAGCTCGTCGGAGAAGTGGTTCAGTACCAGGACTCGTATCGGCTCTGCTACATTCGTGGAATTGAAGGACTTCTAATCGGTTTGGCGGAACAACTCGGTAATAAATAA
- a CDS encoding aldo/keto reductase, which translates to MTKQTRIGKTDLVVNPIGLGTSAVGGHNIYPNLNEEVGKDLVRAAINHGVNFLDTAFFYGTGRSEELIGGVIKEAGKRHELILATKGGLTLVGNDVTMDNSPAYLKQAVEDSLKRLQTDYIDLFYIHAPDQDTPKDEAVGVLKQLKDEGKIRAIGVSNFSLEQLKEANKDGYVDVIQGNYNLLQREAEQEFFPYTTENSISFIPYFPLASGLLAGKYNKDMTFNDLRKDMPHFQGEKFKKNLEKVEQLRKMANKKNAEVAHIVLAWYFTHDSMDVVIPGAQRAEQMLDNLKTVDVHLTEEEINEIDRIFQ; encoded by the coding sequence ATGACGAAACAAACACGAATTGGTAAAACAGATTTAGTTGTCAATCCAATCGGACTTGGAACAAGCGCTGTAGGTGGCCACAATATTTATCCTAATTTAAATGAAGAAGTAGGAAAAGATTTGGTGCGGGCTGCGATCAACCATGGAGTGAATTTTTTAGATACAGCGTTTTTTTATGGGACAGGGCGTTCAGAGGAGCTAATAGGTGGAGTGATAAAAGAAGCAGGAAAGCGTCATGAACTCATCCTTGCAACAAAAGGTGGCCTTACACTTGTCGGCAATGATGTTACCATGGATAATTCACCTGCTTATTTAAAACAAGCCGTTGAAGATAGTTTGAAAAGGCTACAAACAGATTACATAGATTTATTTTATATTCATGCTCCAGATCAGGATACACCAAAAGATGAGGCGGTTGGAGTCTTAAAACAGCTAAAGGACGAAGGTAAAATTAGAGCAATTGGCGTTTCTAACTTCTCACTGGAACAATTGAAAGAAGCAAATAAGGATGGTTATGTCGATGTAATACAGGGAAACTACAATTTGCTGCAGCGTGAAGCGGAACAAGAGTTCTTTCCATATACGACAGAGAATAGCATCTCGTTTATTCCATACTTTCCACTAGCATCAGGCTTGCTTGCCGGTAAATATAATAAGGATATGACATTCAATGATCTACGCAAAGATATGCCGCACTTCCAGGGCGAAAAATTCAAAAAAAATCTAGAAAAGGTAGAGCAGCTCCGTAAAATGGCAAATAAAAAGAATGCCGAAGTTGCCCATATCGTCCTTGCTTGGTATTTCACACATGATTCAATGGATGTTGTCATTCCCGGAGCACAAAGAGCAGAGCAAATGCTGGATAATTTAAAAACAGTAGACGTCCACCTGACAGAAGAAGAAATCAACGAAATTGATCGTATTTTTCAATAG
- a CDS encoding GNAT family N-acetyltransferase has product MNKTEVLRLFDKEMRLEITYPPLRREETEHLVRHVSPTPDDSGVVLFSRLSEENAEEVIKQELEYFSSLQQSFEWKLFDYDQPANLLERLKGHGFTVDEEEATLVLEVAQAEELRSLVIPPEIRQITDAAGIDDIMHLKEQIWGSANEELAARLKRDLAENPEQLLVYAAYSGDQAVSAAWMYLHENTSFGSLWGGSTLPDFRSKGYYTALVAVRVQAAQKRGYPLLMVDASPMSRPILEKKGFEFLAYSYPCFYEYK; this is encoded by the coding sequence ATGAACAAGACAGAAGTATTGCGGCTTTTTGACAAAGAGATGAGGCTGGAAATCACCTATCCGCCCCTCCGCCGGGAGGAGACAGAACACCTCGTTCGTCACGTCTCACCCACCCCGGATGATTCCGGAGTCGTCTTGTTTTCCAGGTTGTCTGAAGAAAATGCAGAGGAAGTTATCAAGCAGGAACTCGAATATTTCTCGAGTCTTCAGCAATCCTTTGAGTGGAAGCTTTTTGACTATGACCAACCGGCTAATTTGCTTGAGAGGCTGAAAGGTCATGGTTTTACAGTTGATGAGGAGGAAGCGACGCTTGTGTTGGAGGTGGCGCAGGCAGAGGAGTTACGAAGCCTTGTCATTCCGCCAGAGATACGGCAAATCACCGACGCGGCTGGCATTGATGATATCATGCACTTGAAGGAGCAGATATGGGGCAGTGCTAATGAGGAGCTTGCTGCGAGATTAAAACGGGATTTGGCCGAAAATCCTGAGCAGCTACTCGTTTACGCTGCGTACAGTGGCGATCAGGCAGTGAGTGCTGCTTGGATGTACTTGCATGAGAATACGTCCTTTGGCAGTCTTTGGGGAGGCTCTACTTTGCCCGACTTCCGAAGTAAAGGCTATTATACGGCCCTCGTAGCAGTCCGGGTACAAGCAGCACAGAAACGCGGTTATCCGCTGTTGATGGTGGATGCGAGTCCGATGAGTCGACCGATTTTGGAGAAAAAAGGCTTTGAATTTCTCGCCTATTCTTATCCTTGTTTTTATGAGTATAAATAG